One window from the genome of Magnolia sinica isolate HGM2019 chromosome 4, MsV1, whole genome shotgun sequence encodes:
- the LOC131243117 gene encoding uncharacterized protein LOC131243117 yields the protein MHGGGFLSLDLLILEKLEEVILSNFSKVASIFTGEPSTLLALQNSVRGLLASFAPFHTQALYEACLPYAKCVTFDQFMRRPALKTFQSSMSFHCGQGRCLANLLFGIRSWVHWRSIEKHCLVGAGD from the exons ATGCATG GTGGTGGTTTTCTCTCCCTGGATCTGCTGATCTTGGAAAAGTTGGAGGAGGTGATCCTTTCCAATTTTTCCAAAGTTGCAAGTATCTTCACAG GAGAGCCCTCTACATTGTTGGCCTTGCAGAATTCTGTAAG GGGTTTGCTAGCGTCATTTGCCCCTTTCCATACTCAAGCTTTGTATGAAGCATGCTTGCCATATGCCAAGTGCGTGACATTTGACCAGTTCATGAGGCGCCCCGCACTGAAG ACATTCCAGAGCAGCATGTCTTTTCATTGTGGACAAGGAAGGTGTCTAGCAAACCTCTTATTTGGTATTAGAAGTTGGGTACATTGGAGATCTATCGAGAAGCATTGCCTAGTTGGAGCTGGTGACTGA